The following nucleotide sequence is from Gemmatimonadaceae bacterium.
CTGAACTGCGTCGTCCAGAGTCGCTTGCCCATCTCCTGATCGAACCGGAAGAACGGGGTGGACTCCTGCTGGTCGTACTCGCCGATGACCACTTCGCGCTCTCGCGTCAGTTCATCCGGCAGGAACTTGGGTGTCAGCACCGCAGCGGCCAGAAAATCCATGCCGGCCGCCAGGGAGTCTGCAGAGACCGTGAGGTAGTAGTTCACCAGTTCTTCGCGCGTGGAGGCATTGAACACCGCCCCCATCTCGGAGGCCCGATTGATCGTCTCATCGGGATCCGGATATCGGTCGTTCGCCTTGAAGAACATGTGCTCGTAGAGGTGCGCCAGTCCGGCAAATTCCGGCGTCTGCGTGAAGGCCCCGTTGCGGACCACGAGCTCGAGGGTGACCAGGGGGACGCCCTGATTCTCCACGACCACCACCTCCAGGCCATTCGGAAGCACTGTGCGCCGAATGATCTTCTCGAGATCGGCGCGCTGCGCGAGGACGGTTGGAGCCGTCGCAAGCGTCAGCGTGACGGCCAGCGCAAGAAGTCGTATTCCGCTGGCGGCTCGCGTGAACCGCCGTATGATTCGTGATCGCATCTTTATGCCCGAGAAAAGCTTGCCTGCCCCCGGCGTGCTCGCCGATCAACTCGCGTCCACCCTGGGGCGCGAGGCCCTTCGCCTCTCCGTTCCGCTTGCTCCGTACACCACGTTTCGCATCGGTGGTCCAGCGGACGTCTTGTACGATGCCACGTCGGCGGGCGCGCTCGCTACTGCCGTGGCCGCGGCACGGGCAGCCGGCATTCCGTGGTTTGTCCTCGGCCTGGGCGCCAACATCCTCGTCGGCGACCGGGGATTCCGCGGACTCGTCATTCGCAACGTCGCGCGGCATGTGGAGTTCCGCGCGGATGGCGTGGTGCTGGCCGAGTCCGGAACGGTGGTCGCTGACCTCATTGCCGCCGCGGTAGAATGCGGCCTGTCGGGTCTGGAGCACTACGCGGGCATTCCAAGCACCGTCGGCGGTGCGGTTTGGCAGAACCTGCATTTCCTGTCGCCGGCTCCGGCGCGGGAACGCACGGTGTTCATCGCTGAAGTGCTGCGGGAGGTTGATCTTCTCGATCCGTCTGGTGCGCGCCAGACAGTCCCCCGCGATGCCATGGGGTTCGGCTACGACGTCAGCCTCCTGCACCAACCAGGACACGTGGCGCTCTCCGCCACCTTCCAGTTGGCGCCGGCCGACCCCGCGATGATGCGGCAGGTGATGGAGGAGAATCTCGCCTGGCGGGGTGCTCGTCATCCGCGTCTCGACGTCTACCCGAGCGCTGGCAGTGTCTTCAAGAAGATCGAGGGCGTCGGCGCCGGGCGGCTGATCGACCAGTGTGGCCTGAAGGGATTCTCGATCGGCGCGGCGCAGATCTCCCCGCTTCACGCCAATTTTCTGGTCAACACCGGCGGCGCGACCGCGGCCGATGTGCGCGCCCTCATCGCGCATGCCCAGGCGGCGGTGGCCGCAAAATTCGGCCAGCAGCTGGAGCCGGAAATCGGTTTCGTCGGGGAGTTCTGACCAGCGTTGTTCGGTGCCGGGCTGGGTTCAGCGTGGTGAAAAAACCCTGCGCGCCAAGCCCGTATTAGAGATGCCCGCCAAGCGTGACGAGAAACCGCCATTTCTCGCTGTGGTCCACGGGTCGCGCCACCAGCAGGCCGACGGCGCCGCCGAAGAACCGAATGCCTCCGGTCAGCGTGGCGCGGATCCCGTCGCTTGCCTGTGAGACCGGCCGCCAGAGTACGAGTTTCGTGGGATCGATCACCCCGAGTTCATTCACCGCGATTTGCGCGGCTGCGGTCGTGATCTCCACCCACCCCGCTTGAATGCCGGCCGTAAGCGCCGGGGACGGACTCGGCAGCCACAACCGGCGCGTGAGGCGCAGCGGGACACTCATCACGTTCAGGCGATACATGACGACCCCGCGAAGCAGGGCGGCTCGGTCGCC
It contains:
- the murB gene encoding UDP-N-acetylmuramate dehydrogenase, which encodes MIRDRIFMPEKSLPAPGVLADQLASTLGREALRLSVPLAPYTTFRIGGPADVLYDATSAGALATAVAAARAAGIPWFVLGLGANILVGDRGFRGLVIRNVARHVEFRADGVVLAESGTVVADLIAAAVECGLSGLEHYAGIPSTVGGAVWQNLHFLSPAPARERTVFIAEVLREVDLLDPSGARQTVPRDAMGFGYDVSLLHQPGHVALSATFQLAPADPAMMRQVMEENLAWRGARHPRLDVYPSAGSVFKKIEGVGAGRLIDQCGLKGFSIGAAQISPLHANFLVNTGGATAADVRALIAHAQAAVAAKFGQQLEPEIGFVGEF